A single region of the Rathayibacter rathayi genome encodes:
- the pgsA gene encoding CDP-diacylglycerol--glycerol-3-phosphate 3-phosphatidyltransferase, with protein sequence MSTPTAPASARSGNWNLPNAITIIRILLAPIFFWLLLADGGQDGGIRIAAALLFIIAIATDGIDGHIARSRGLVTDLGKLLDPIADKVLTGAALVGLSLLGELAWWVTIVILVREIGITVFRMAVLSDRVIPASRGGKLKTIVQSVAISLALLPLWAVLGEWVHVLNGITMTAAVVLTVVTGIDYLVDAARQSRSPRPKK encoded by the coding sequence ATGAGCACTCCGACGGCACCGGCTTCGGCCCGGTCCGGAAACTGGAACCTGCCCAACGCGATCACGATCATCCGGATCCTGCTGGCGCCGATCTTCTTCTGGCTGCTCCTGGCCGACGGCGGGCAGGACGGCGGGATCCGCATCGCCGCGGCGCTGCTGTTCATCATCGCCATCGCGACGGACGGCATCGACGGGCACATCGCCCGCAGCCGCGGTCTGGTGACCGACCTCGGCAAGCTGCTCGACCCGATCGCGGACAAGGTTCTCACCGGGGCCGCGCTCGTCGGACTTTCCCTCCTCGGGGAGCTGGCGTGGTGGGTCACGATCGTGATCCTCGTCCGGGAGATCGGCATCACCGTATTCCGGATGGCCGTACTCTCGGACCGGGTGATCCCGGCCTCCCGCGGTGGCAAGCTCAAAACGATCGTGCAGTCGGTTGCGATCTCCCTCGCTCTCCTCCCCCTGTGGGCGGTACTGGGCGAGTGGGTGCATGTGCTGAACGGGATCACGATGACCGCCGCCGTGGTGCTCACGGTCGTGACCGGGATCGACTACCTCGTCGATGCCGCCCGTCAGAGCCGATCGCCGCGGCCGAAGAAGTGA
- a CDS encoding CinA family protein, giving the protein MTPADLIAELRRRGVDLAVAESLTGGALSSALVEVPGASAVYRGGVVSYATELKHRLLGVDARVLEARGPVDPGVALQMARGAASRLAANERLTLGLATTGVAGPDPQGGAAVGTVFVAAVLGADELVREHRFDGDRAAIRSASVGAVLTLGAELLAHRA; this is encoded by the coding sequence GTGACGCCCGCGGACCTGATCGCCGAGCTCCGCCGCCGGGGCGTCGATCTCGCTGTCGCGGAATCGCTCACAGGCGGCGCGCTCAGCTCGGCGCTGGTAGAGGTCCCTGGAGCCTCCGCCGTCTATCGCGGGGGAGTGGTGAGCTATGCCACCGAGCTCAAGCACCGCCTCCTCGGAGTCGATGCCCGTGTTCTCGAGGCGCGCGGACCGGTCGATCCCGGAGTCGCCCTACAGATGGCCCGGGGAGCGGCGTCGCGTCTGGCTGCGAATGAGCGGCTCACCCTGGGCCTGGCCACCACGGGCGTGGCCGGCCCGGATCCGCAGGGAGGAGCGGCGGTTGGTACGGTCTTCGTGGCCGCCGTGCTCGGAGCAGATGAGCTCGTCCGCGAACACCGCTTCGACGGGGACAGGGCGGCGATCCGCTCCGCATCCGTCGGGGCCGTCCTTACACTCGGCGCCGAGTTGCTCGCCCACCGGGCATGA
- a CDS encoding helix-turn-helix domain-containing protein produces MVLVRQEIGDVLRDFRLQKGRTLRQVAGKASVALGYLSEVERGQKEASSEILASVADALDTPISVIMREVGDRLAVIEGIDTIPDTIPADMVAGFDADLVAQ; encoded by the coding sequence GTGGTTCTAGTTCGTCAGGAGATCGGCGATGTCCTCAGGGACTTTCGCCTGCAGAAAGGTCGTACGCTCCGTCAGGTGGCGGGCAAGGCGAGCGTGGCGCTCGGCTACCTGAGCGAGGTCGAACGCGGTCAGAAGGAGGCCTCCTCGGAGATCCTCGCCTCTGTCGCCGACGCTCTCGACACCCCTATTTCGGTGATCATGCGTGAAGTCGGCGATCGCCTCGCCGTCATCGAAGGCATCGACACCATCCCCGACACCATCCCGGCCGACATGGTCGCCGGCTTCGACGCAGACCTCGTCGCGCAGTAG
- a CDS encoding DUF3046 domain-containing protein encodes MRLSEFRRLVDEEFGAGYARVLVSDLVLTELGGQTAEQALADGAEPRDVWLALCRASDVPEVRWHGRDPSKRRR; translated from the coding sequence ATGCGCTTGAGCGAGTTCCGCCGGCTGGTCGACGAGGAGTTCGGCGCCGGGTATGCGCGCGTGCTGGTCTCGGACCTCGTGCTCACGGAGTTGGGCGGGCAGACCGCCGAGCAGGCGCTCGCGGACGGCGCGGAGCCGCGGGACGTCTGGCTCGCCCTGTGCCGAGCCAGTGATGTCCCGGAGGTGCGCTGGCATGGCAGGGATCCGAGCAAGCGCCGACGGTGA
- the recA gene encoding recombinase RecA, with product MPSSSDREKSLETALAQIDRQFGKGAVMRLGSDERAPVEVIQTGSIALDVALGIGGLPRGRIVEIYGPESSGKTTLTLHAIANAQRNGGIAAFIDAEHALDPEYAKKLGVDIDSLLVSQPDTGEQALEIADMLVRSGSIDLIVIDSVAALVPRAEIEGEMGDSHVGLQARLMSQALRKLTGGLNTTNTTMIFINQLREKIGVFFGSPETTAGGKALKFYASVRLDIRRIETLKDGTEAVGNRTRVKVVKNKMAPPFKQAEFDILYGIGISREGSLIDFGVEHEIVRKSGAWYTYDGDQLGQGKEKARQFLIDNPDVAAEIEKRILVKLGVVADPNSAVEAAPVAIETKQPVRKGA from the coding sequence ATGCCCAGTTCCTCCGACCGCGAGAAGTCCCTCGAGACTGCGCTCGCCCAGATTGATCGCCAGTTCGGCAAGGGTGCGGTCATGCGCCTGGGCAGCGATGAACGCGCTCCCGTCGAGGTGATCCAGACCGGTTCCATCGCGCTCGACGTCGCTCTCGGGATCGGTGGGTTGCCCCGTGGCCGCATCGTCGAGATCTATGGTCCCGAGTCTTCCGGCAAGACCACGCTCACCCTGCACGCGATCGCGAACGCGCAGCGCAACGGAGGTATCGCTGCCTTCATCGACGCCGAGCACGCACTCGACCCCGAATACGCCAAGAAGCTCGGAGTCGACATCGACTCGCTCCTCGTGTCGCAGCCCGATACGGGAGAGCAGGCGCTCGAGATCGCCGACATGCTCGTGCGCTCCGGCTCGATCGACCTCATCGTGATCGACTCCGTGGCCGCGCTCGTGCCGCGTGCCGAGATCGAGGGCGAGATGGGTGACTCCCACGTCGGCCTCCAGGCCCGCCTTATGTCGCAGGCCCTGCGCAAGCTCACGGGTGGTCTGAACACCACCAACACCACGATGATCTTCATCAACCAGCTGCGGGAGAAGATCGGCGTCTTCTTCGGGAGCCCCGAGACCACCGCCGGTGGCAAGGCTCTCAAGTTCTACGCGTCCGTCCGTCTCGACATCCGCCGCATCGAGACACTGAAGGATGGCACCGAGGCGGTCGGTAACCGCACCCGCGTCAAGGTCGTGAAGAACAAGATGGCCCCGCCCTTCAAGCAGGCCGAGTTCGACATTCTTTACGGCATCGGGATCTCGCGCGAGGGAAGCCTCATCGACTTCGGTGTCGAGCACGAGATCGTCCGCAAGTCCGGCGCCTGGTACACCTACGACGGCGACCAACTCGGGCAGGGCAAGGAGAAGGCGCGGCAGTTCCTGATCGACAACCCCGATGTGGCCGCCGAGATCGAGAAGCGCATCCTGGTCAAGCTCGGCGTAGTCGCAGACCCGAACTCGGCCGTCGAGGCCGCTCCGGTTGCGATCGAGACCAAGCAGCCCGTCCGCAAGGGCGCCTAG
- a CDS encoding regulatory protein RecX — MAFLPWVDRSAAGEEGWAAVAPDTERAGATPESREPEAVNSTEREATSRRSGVSAAGSRGSDAPERIAELSAHIARRAPAFVEDTDDEEAVEGPREVDPEQVADRIVRGLSRKSLSVAEVEARLYTEGVAEKDALEIVERFTRFGYLDDLKMAEQLVVSLRDRKKLGRSSIQQELRARKLPPDVIASALDELDGDDEYRTALELACKRLPSLRSLSHEVAERRLTGFLARRGYAGGLVQRVVRETIRTPGSSVRFR; from the coding sequence GTGGCCTTCCTGCCCTGGGTCGACCGGAGCGCGGCAGGAGAGGAGGGCTGGGCGGCCGTGGCACCGGACACCGAACGTGCTGGCGCAACACCGGAGTCGCGGGAACCCGAGGCTGTGAACTCGACCGAACGGGAGGCCACGAGCCGGCGGTCGGGCGTGTCCGCTGCCGGTTCCCGTGGGTCCGACGCGCCCGAGCGGATCGCGGAGCTGTCGGCCCATATCGCTCGGCGTGCACCGGCCTTCGTCGAGGACACAGACGACGAGGAAGCGGTCGAGGGACCCCGGGAGGTCGACCCCGAGCAGGTCGCCGACAGGATCGTGCGGGGACTCTCTCGCAAGAGCCTGTCGGTCGCCGAGGTGGAGGCGCGGCTCTACACCGAGGGGGTCGCCGAGAAGGACGCCCTCGAGATCGTCGAGCGCTTCACTCGGTTCGGCTATCTCGACGACCTCAAGATGGCGGAGCAACTGGTTGTGTCGCTGCGCGACCGCAAGAAGCTGGGCCGCTCCTCCATCCAGCAGGAGCTCCGCGCCCGCAAGCTCCCCCCCGATGTCATTGCCTCCGCGCTGGACGAGCTTGACGGCGACGACGAGTACCGCACGGCGCTCGAGCTGGCGTGTAAGCGCCTGCCGAGCCTGCGCTCGCTCTCACACGAGGTCGCCGAGAGACGCCTCACGGGGTTCCTCGCCCGCCGCGGATATGCCGGCGGTCTCGTGCAGCGCGTTGTTCGCGAGACGATCCGCACGCCCGGGTCGAGCGTCCGCTTCCGCTGA
- the miaB gene encoding tRNA (N6-isopentenyl adenosine(37)-C2)-methylthiotransferase MiaB — translation MSMLASAPSPVAESRPRTYEVRTFGCQMNVHDSERLSGSLEAAGYVSAGGAEADVVVINTCAVRENADNKLYGHLGHLASVKRRHGDMQIAVGGCLAQKDKDVILDRAPWVDVVFGTHNMGSLPSLLKRARHNDEAQLEILESLDVFPSTLPTKRESTSSGWVSISVGCNNTCTFCIVPSLRGKEKDRRPGDVLAEIQALVDDGAIEVTLLGQNVNSYGVEFGDRQAFSKLLRAAATIEGLERIRFTSPHPAAFSDDVIDAMAETPAVMPQLHMPLQSGSDRILKAMRRSYRSEKFLGILERVRARIPHAAISTDIIVGFPGETEVDFQETLRVVEQARFASAFTFQYSIRPGTPAATLPDQIPKAVVQERYERLTALQDAISEQENRTIVGREVEVLVATGEGRRDTETHRLSGRAEDSRLVHFDVPAGSEQPRPGDVVSVLVTRAAPFYLLADSPDGAPLRIRRTRAGDAWDRAQTESCGAPATPGVAGAPRVSLGLPSLRVQSTSTLTTPIDGAADGER, via the coding sequence ATGAGCATGCTCGCTAGCGCCCCGTCGCCCGTCGCCGAGTCCCGGCCGAGGACCTACGAGGTCCGCACGTTCGGGTGCCAGATGAACGTGCACGACTCCGAGCGGCTGAGCGGCTCGCTCGAAGCGGCGGGCTACGTGTCGGCAGGCGGAGCCGAAGCAGACGTGGTCGTGATCAATACCTGCGCGGTCCGCGAGAACGCCGACAACAAGCTCTACGGCCACCTCGGCCACCTCGCCTCGGTCAAGCGCCGCCACGGCGACATGCAGATCGCGGTCGGCGGATGCCTCGCCCAAAAGGACAAGGACGTCATCCTCGATCGCGCCCCCTGGGTCGATGTGGTCTTCGGCACGCACAACATGGGCTCCCTCCCGAGTCTGCTCAAGCGCGCCCGGCACAACGACGAAGCGCAGCTCGAGATCCTCGAGTCGCTCGACGTCTTCCCCTCCACTCTCCCCACCAAGCGCGAGTCGACCTCCAGCGGCTGGGTCTCGATCTCGGTCGGCTGCAACAACACCTGCACTTTCTGCATCGTGCCCTCGCTCCGCGGCAAGGAGAAGGACCGGCGTCCTGGCGACGTGCTCGCCGAGATCCAGGCGCTCGTCGATGACGGCGCGATCGAGGTCACGCTCCTCGGTCAGAATGTCAACTCCTACGGCGTCGAGTTCGGTGACCGGCAGGCGTTCTCGAAGCTCCTACGCGCTGCCGCCACGATCGAGGGCCTCGAGCGCATTCGCTTCACCAGCCCCCACCCGGCCGCGTTCAGCGACGACGTGATCGACGCTATGGCCGAGACGCCAGCGGTCATGCCGCAGCTGCACATGCCGTTGCAGTCCGGGTCGGACCGTATCCTCAAGGCGATGCGCCGCTCGTACCGCTCGGAGAAATTCCTCGGCATCCTCGAGCGTGTGCGCGCCCGCATCCCGCACGCGGCGATCAGCACTGACATCATCGTCGGATTCCCCGGCGAGACCGAAGTCGACTTCCAGGAGACCCTTCGGGTCGTCGAGCAGGCGCGTTTCGCTTCGGCCTTCACGTTCCAGTACTCCATCCGGCCCGGCACCCCCGCGGCGACATTGCCCGACCAAATCCCGAAGGCCGTCGTGCAGGAGCGCTACGAGCGCCTCACCGCCCTGCAGGATGCCATCAGCGAGCAGGAGAACCGCACGATCGTCGGGCGCGAGGTCGAGGTGTTGGTGGCGACGGGGGAGGGCCGCCGTGACACCGAGACCCACCGGCTGAGTGGCCGCGCGGAGGACAGCCGTCTGGTGCACTTCGACGTTCCCGCAGGCTCCGAGCAGCCGCGTCCCGGCGACGTGGTCTCGGTGCTGGTCACCCGGGCCGCCCCGTTCTACCTTCTCGCCGATTCGCCGGACGGAGCCCCGCTCCGCATCCGCCGCACCCGCGCGGGAGACGCGTGGGACCGGGCGCAGACCGAGTCCTGCGGCGCTCCGGCGACCCCCGGCGTCGCCGGAGCGCCGCGGGTCTCGCTCGGACTGCCCTCCCTGCGAGTGCAGAGCACCAGCACTCTGACCACGCCGATCGACGGTGCCGCCGATGGCGAGCGCTGA
- the miaA gene encoding tRNA (adenosine(37)-N6)-dimethylallyltransferase MiaA codes for MASAEHGAPGPALIAIVGATGTGKTALSLDLAEAIRSEGGSAEIVNSDATQLYRGMDIGTAKLAVEERRGIPHHLFDVLDLTEEASVARYQTEARRVIEEVQARGATPILVGGSGLYVSSVLFEFSFAGTDPEVRRRLEETATREGLGVLVGRLRAIDEAVAERIGPHNARRIIRALEIAELTGGRTHSALMPNEPVAWCATSTLFLEAPREELVQWLDRRTELMWAGGMLDEVERLVPLGLERGVTARRAIGYDQALAQRAGTLTQREAIAATQSLTRRYARRQNSWFRRYTGAHRLPYDAPELVARARAAAQTAAPGPR; via the coding sequence ATGGCGAGCGCTGAGCACGGGGCCCCCGGGCCCGCACTGATCGCGATCGTCGGCGCGACCGGCACCGGCAAGACCGCGCTCTCGCTCGATCTCGCCGAGGCGATCCGGAGCGAGGGCGGTTCTGCCGAGATCGTCAATTCGGACGCGACCCAGCTCTACCGCGGGATGGACATCGGCACCGCGAAGCTCGCCGTCGAGGAGCGCCGCGGCATCCCACACCATCTCTTCGACGTGCTCGACCTGACCGAGGAGGCCTCGGTCGCTCGTTATCAGACCGAGGCCCGGCGCGTGATCGAGGAGGTCCAGGCCCGCGGCGCGACACCGATCCTGGTGGGCGGGTCCGGTCTCTACGTGTCGAGCGTCCTCTTCGAATTCTCCTTCGCGGGGACCGACCCCGAGGTGCGGCGCCGGCTCGAGGAAACGGCCACGCGCGAGGGCCTGGGCGTCCTCGTCGGGCGACTGCGGGCGATCGACGAGGCTGTCGCCGAGCGGATCGGCCCGCACAACGCTCGGCGCATCATCCGGGCGCTCGAGATCGCCGAACTCACCGGTGGTCGTACCCATAGCGCCCTGATGCCCAATGAGCCCGTCGCCTGGTGTGCGACCTCGACCCTCTTCCTCGAGGCGCCGCGGGAGGAACTGGTGCAGTGGCTCGACCGGCGGACCGAGCTCATGTGGGCGGGCGGGATGCTCGACGAGGTCGAGCGCCTGGTCCCGCTGGGTCTCGAGAGGGGCGTCACCGCGCGGCGCGCGATCGGGTACGACCAGGCTCTCGCCCAGCGCGCCGGCACCCTGACGCAGCGGGAGGCGATCGCGGCCACCCAGTCCCTCACCCGGCGCTACGCCCGTCGACAGAACAGCTGGTTCCGTCGTTACACCGGGGCTCACCGGCTCCCGTACGACGCGCCCGAACTGGTGGCTCGCGCGCGCGCCGCCGCCCAGACCGCAGCGCCGGGTCCTCGGTAG
- the dapF gene encoding diaminopimelate epimerase produces MTIELHFTKGQGTGNDFVLYSDPDGEVDLSPAQVAMICDRHFGVGADGVIRAVRSRAIPEGAASLAEESEAEWFMDYRNADGSIAEMCGNGIRVYAAFLLAAGLAALEPGDTLPIGTRAGVRDVTRSGAGFQVDLGRWELAGGEPLVRAKELSVARPGLGLDLGNPHVVVALSNDEELESADLSYIPHLDPEPTVGANVEFVVPGEPLVHDGIGRIRMRVHERGSGETLSCGTGAAAAALAVRHWAGARAPQSWRVEVPGGTLGVTMFAAEEGEHVGLSGPAHLVFTGTIRLD; encoded by the coding sequence ATGACGATCGAGCTGCACTTCACCAAGGGCCAGGGCACGGGCAACGACTTCGTGCTCTACAGCGACCCGGACGGTGAGGTGGACCTCTCGCCCGCTCAGGTCGCGATGATCTGCGACCGGCACTTCGGCGTCGGGGCCGACGGTGTTATCCGGGCGGTCCGCTCCAGGGCGATCCCGGAGGGTGCTGCCTCACTCGCCGAGGAGAGCGAGGCGGAGTGGTTCATGGACTACCGCAACGCTGACGGCTCGATCGCGGAGATGTGCGGCAACGGCATCCGCGTCTACGCGGCGTTCCTGCTCGCCGCCGGACTCGCCGCGCTCGAGCCCGGTGACACCCTCCCGATCGGCACCCGCGCGGGAGTGCGCGACGTGACGCGGAGCGGTGCTGGCTTCCAGGTCGACCTCGGCCGCTGGGAGCTGGCGGGCGGCGAGCCACTGGTGCGGGCTAAGGAGCTGAGCGTCGCGCGGCCCGGACTCGGACTCGACCTCGGCAACCCGCACGTCGTCGTCGCGCTGAGCAACGACGAGGAACTCGAGTCCGCCGATCTCTCCTACATCCCTCACCTCGACCCGGAGCCGACCGTCGGGGCGAACGTCGAGTTCGTCGTGCCCGGCGAGCCCCTCGTTCACGACGGTATCGGTCGGATTCGGATGCGCGTGCACGAGCGCGGCAGCGGTGAGACCCTCAGCTGCGGCACTGGCGCGGCCGCGGCAGCCCTGGCGGTACGTCACTGGGCGGGAGCCCGCGCCCCGCAGTCGTGGCGCGTCGAGGTGCCGGGGGGCACGCTCGGCGTGACCATGTTCGCGGCGGAGGAGGGCGAGCACGTCGGACTCTCCGGTCCGGCCCACCTGGTCTTCACCGGTACCATCCGGCTCGACTGA
- a CDS encoding class I SAM-dependent methyltransferase → MAGEHYFSSTPDGDLRPRRIPARLAGRDLEVTTAGGVFSPGHVDLGTRVLLDAVPDAPTGGDLLDLGCGWGPITLALALASPDARVWAVDVNQRSLELVRRNCEDLGVLNVNAVLPDDVPADVRFRTVWSNPPIRIGKEELHLLLERWLPRLEAGADAWLVVQRNLGSDSLQTWLTDAFAGRLEVERVSSAKGFRVLRTTRSA, encoded by the coding sequence ATGGCCGGCGAGCACTACTTCTCGAGCACTCCCGACGGCGACCTCCGGCCCCGCAGGATCCCGGCCCGCCTGGCCGGCCGCGACCTGGAGGTCACGACGGCAGGAGGAGTGTTCAGCCCCGGTCACGTCGATCTCGGCACGCGCGTCCTGCTGGACGCTGTACCGGACGCCCCCACCGGCGGGGACCTGCTGGACCTCGGCTGCGGCTGGGGTCCGATCACCCTCGCGCTCGCCCTCGCCTCCCCCGACGCCCGGGTATGGGCGGTCGACGTTAACCAGCGGTCGCTCGAACTGGTCCGTCGCAACTGCGAGGATCTCGGCGTCCTCAACGTCAACGCTGTGCTGCCCGATGATGTTCCCGCCGACGTGCGCTTTCGCACCGTCTGGTCGAATCCGCCAATCCGCATCGGCAAGGAAGAGCTGCACCTGCTCCTGGAGCGCTGGCTGCCCAGGCTGGAGGCGGGTGCCGACGCCTGGCTCGTCGTCCAGCGCAACCTCGGATCCGACTCGCTGCAAACCTGGCTCACCGACGCCTTCGCCGGTCGGCTCGAAGTGGAGCGGGTCAGCTCCGCGAAGGGCTTCCGGGTGCTGCGCACGACGCGCTCGGCCTGA
- the hflX gene encoding GTPase HflX — translation MTEDLNETDTTEAVDVVSRVLANAQSRSTGYSRFVPGGAQALQSAGHEGDNSDGKNSDGEQFDRDDRQALRRVAGLSTELEDVTEVEYRQVRLENVVLIGVYSQNSLEDAENSLHELAALAETAGATVLDGLLQRRPHPDPSTYLGKGKAQELAGLVAALGADTVVADTELAPSQRRALEDVVKVKVIDRTAVILDIFSQHATSREGKAQVELAQLEYLLPRLRGWGESMSRQAGGQVGAGAGMGSRGPGETKIELDRRRIHTRMARLRKQITAMKPAREAKRANRKRNAVPSVAIAGYTNAGKSSLLNRMTRAGVLVENALFATLDATVRKAQTSDGRVYTLADTVGFVRALPHQLVEAFRSTLEEVADSDVIVHVVDASHPDPAGQINTVRDVIGEVGARSIPEIIAFNKADLVDEGTRLVLRGLAPDAVFVSARSGEGIKELEARIAEILPEPDVEIDLLVPYDRGDVTSHLHRSGRILSTQYVEGGTHVIALVHADLAGSLAEFAVPRAAIQA, via the coding sequence ATGACGGAAGACCTGAACGAGACCGACACGACCGAGGCCGTGGACGTCGTCTCGAGGGTCCTGGCGAACGCGCAGTCGCGCTCGACAGGGTACTCGCGCTTCGTCCCGGGTGGAGCCCAGGCGCTGCAGAGCGCCGGCCACGAGGGCGACAACAGCGACGGCAAGAACAGCGACGGCGAACAGTTCGACCGCGACGACCGGCAGGCTCTGCGTCGCGTCGCCGGGCTGTCGACCGAACTCGAGGACGTCACAGAGGTCGAGTACCGCCAGGTGCGCCTCGAGAACGTCGTGCTGATCGGCGTCTACTCGCAGAACTCGCTCGAGGACGCCGAGAACTCGCTGCACGAGCTCGCCGCCCTGGCGGAGACCGCGGGAGCGACCGTACTCGACGGCCTGCTACAGCGCCGCCCGCACCCGGACCCGAGCACCTACCTGGGCAAGGGCAAGGCGCAGGAGCTCGCCGGGCTCGTCGCCGCTCTCGGCGCCGACACGGTCGTCGCCGACACCGAGCTCGCACCGAGCCAGCGCCGAGCGCTGGAGGACGTGGTGAAGGTGAAGGTGATCGACCGCACCGCAGTGATCCTCGACATCTTCAGCCAGCACGCCACGAGCCGTGAGGGCAAGGCGCAGGTCGAGCTTGCGCAGCTCGAGTACCTGCTGCCCAGACTCCGCGGCTGGGGTGAGTCGATGTCCCGTCAGGCCGGCGGCCAGGTCGGCGCGGGAGCCGGAATGGGCTCGCGCGGACCGGGTGAGACCAAGATCGAGCTCGACCGCCGCCGGATTCACACCAGGATGGCGCGATTGCGGAAGCAGATCACCGCGATGAAGCCCGCTCGTGAGGCCAAGCGCGCGAACCGCAAGCGCAACGCCGTCCCTTCTGTGGCGATCGCGGGCTACACCAATGCCGGCAAGTCGAGCCTGCTCAACCGGATGACCCGCGCGGGAGTCCTGGTCGAGAACGCGCTGTTCGCCACCCTGGACGCGACCGTCCGCAAGGCGCAGACGAGCGATGGCCGCGTTTACACGCTCGCCGACACTGTCGGGTTCGTTCGAGCGCTCCCGCACCAGTTGGTCGAGGCGTTCCGCTCCACGCTCGAGGAGGTGGCCGACTCCGATGTGATCGTCCACGTCGTCGACGCCTCTCACCCCGATCCCGCGGGCCAGATCAACACGGTGCGCGACGTGATCGGTGAGGTGGGCGCGCGCAGCATCCCCGAGATCATCGCGTTCAACAAGGCGGATTTGGTGGATGAGGGAACGCGGTTGGTACTGCGCGGGCTCGCCCCAGACGCGGTCTTCGTGTCGGCACGCAGCGGTGAGGGCATCAAGGAGCTGGAGGCGCGGATCGCCGAGATCCTGCCCGAGCCGGACGTCGAGATCGACCTGCTCGTACCGTACGACCGCGGCGACGTGACCTCGCACCTGCACCGCAGCGGCCGGATTCTGTCGACGCAGTACGTCGAGGGCGGCACGCATGTGATCGCCCTGGTGCACGCCGACCTCGCGGGCTCGCTCGCCGAGTTCGCAGTGCCTCGGGCGGCCATACAGGCCTGA
- a CDS encoding methylenetetrahydrofolate reductase translates to MSEQRSESDPACPRVPFSFEVYPPRTAAGSLALTRTVDRLAAAGPSFVSVTYGAQGSSRSASLGILRYLLERTATPALAHITCVGSTHAEASRLVREFLEAGVTRFLALRGDRPTGIPEDAAILGELASAAELVQLIHRVQAEREPYGAMPVPGLRNAQCVDVAARPHAEVAVAAFPNGHPRSRSRTQDIDVLLAKEAAGASFALTQLFFHADDYLRFVDRARAAGLRMPIIPGVMPVTSPARLRRMLELSGEDLPADLAIALDVEPDDEARMRIGVEYAARLIRTVVDGGAPAVHLYAFNRDEAVLAVLAESGLLPPGSAPTLPTATSPSTPSPQERTA, encoded by the coding sequence GTGTCGGAGCAGCGATCGGAGTCGGACCCCGCCTGTCCGCGCGTCCCGTTTTCGTTCGAGGTCTACCCGCCGCGGACCGCCGCCGGCTCTCTCGCGCTCACGCGAACAGTCGACCGGCTCGCGGCCGCCGGCCCCTCCTTCGTCTCGGTCACCTACGGGGCGCAGGGCTCCTCGCGGAGTGCGTCGCTCGGGATCCTGCGCTACCTGCTCGAGCGGACAGCCACTCCGGCCCTCGCACACATCACCTGTGTCGGCTCGACGCACGCGGAGGCGAGTCGCCTCGTCCGCGAGTTCCTTGAGGCCGGGGTCACCCGCTTCCTCGCGCTGCGAGGTGACCGGCCGACCGGGATACCGGAGGATGCGGCGATCCTCGGCGAGCTCGCCAGCGCCGCGGAACTGGTGCAGCTGATCCACCGCGTGCAGGCCGAGCGCGAGCCATACGGAGCGATGCCGGTGCCAGGACTGCGGAACGCGCAGTGTGTGGACGTGGCGGCGCGGCCGCACGCGGAGGTCGCCGTCGCGGCGTTTCCGAACGGACACCCGCGCTCGCGCTCGCGGACGCAGGACATCGACGTCTTGCTAGCGAAGGAGGCGGCCGGAGCGTCGTTCGCCCTCACTCAGCTCTTCTTCCACGCCGACGACTACCTGCGCTTCGTCGACCGCGCTCGCGCGGCAGGACTGCGGATGCCGATCATCCCGGGTGTGATGCCCGTCACCAGCCCCGCCCGGCTGAGGCGGATGCTGGAGCTCAGCGGCGAGGACCTGCCCGCCGATCTCGCGATCGCCCTCGACGTCGAGCCGGACGACGAGGCTCGGATGCGGATCGGCGTCGAGTACGCCGCGAGACTAATCCGCACCGTCGTTGACGGGGGCGCCCCCGCCGTCCACCTCTACGCCTTCAACCGCGACGAGGCGGTGCTGGCCGTGCTGGCCGAAAGCGGGCTGCTGCCGCCCGGATCCGCGCCGACCCTCCCGACCGCCACCTCTCCGTCCACCCCGTCCCCTCAGGAGCGAACCGCATGA